Within Chitinivibrionales bacterium, the genomic segment AGCAACAAGTTACTCAATCAGCATTTTTGCTGTTATCAAAAATTTTCACTGGAAACATTAAGGTGATAAGTGACTGTGATCACAAATCAGGAAAGTAGGAGCAAATAAACAAGATTTTCGGAGTGTATGTTAATATGACCCTGGAAGGAGTTCGCGCCAGGATATTTCTGTCACTTCAACAGCCGCTTCAAGATTCGAACAGTACTCATCAAGCTTATTGAAGACCGAAGAACTGTATTTGATACGGGCGTTACCATTACCGAACTTGTTACTCCCTTGAAGATCCGACAAGGTTATTATCCCGCCGATGACTTTTCCGTTTCCATTGACTTTTGTCACCCTGTCGGCAATTATCAGCCCCCTGAATTCACCATGGAAATTAGTCAACTCAGCGGTTCCCCACTTATTATGACAGATATAAATACCGGCCCCGGTAACATCACAGTCACGATCGGTATACAAAAGACCCCGGTATCCATCCGCGGGACATTCATTCGTGTAGTACTTCTGCAGTGCTCCCTTCGGCAAACCAAGGATTTCTTCAGGTGTTACAGGATATCCCTCACAGGTTGGGCGACGTTCGACCGTTCCGGGTTTTTCACCCTTTTTATCCGGTGCCTTACCCTTTCCTCCGGTTGCCGAACTCCCGCCGATTGAAACAGAACCACAGGTACTCACCCCAAAAAGACCATCACCCACCACCTAATCTCCCGCTTCATTGTAATCCTGGCCGTCGATGATAATATTTCCTTTTGTTGTGATATCCCCTTTTGCGGTAACAGCGCCACGTATGGTCGAAAAATCGATATTCAAAACACTTCGAGAATATAATGCGGTGACCTCAATCGCTTTGCTCTTTTTATTCAGTGTTGCGACCGACACGATCCACAGTGAATCAACAGCAACATTTGAACTGCAAGTCACGGTGAATGCACCTCCACCAAAGGCCATGTCGGTTGCAATTTCGATTTCAGTTCCTGCTCCCGGTTCTATTTCCGAAGAACGGAGTTTTGCAAAGGCATATTCCTTGCCCGATTCAGCGATATTCATCAGCGAAGAGCCGGTACGCTTGTTTTTTGATGCACTGATATTCGCAGAGGTGAATTGGAGAGTCGCCATGGATGCAAATGTCCCGATAACGGCAATGATAATTACAACCAGTAATACGCCACCATCCGAATCGGTAATGCCAGGCTTCATTTTCATAGTAATATCTTCCGTTCCCATTAATTATCCCCAGCCCTTTCCCGCCAGGATAATTCTTTAATCTCCCAATTCATATTGTCGCAGTACTCTTCAATATTTTCGACGAGCGATGAGCAGTATTTAATAATTGCCGTTCCATTGCCGAATATTTCCTCCCCGGTTTCGGCCAGCGTTATCACCGCCCCTATCAATTCGGCATCACCGTTAAAATGATCGATCCTGTCGGCGATGATAATTCCTCCGAAAACCCCATTGTTCACCTGAAAATCGGCACTGCGGGTATCATTATGGCATATTATTATCCCTGATGAGACGCCAAAATCAATCGGTCCGTAATCGTTGGTTAAATAATAAATACCATGGAAGTCACCGGAAGGAAGCGACGCAACCTTATACTCATCGAGATCACCCGGCAGTATCCCGAGTACTTCTTCGGGAGTAGTCGGGTAACCGGTGCAGTCGGCATTCTGGTTTATTTCGGAGGAAGTCGCCGATGTGAATGGCGCCGTACCGTTACCGCCAATCTTTGAAGCCCCTTCCTGGGAAACTGTATTACAGGTGCTGATTCCGTATAAACCATCGTCGATAACATTACCATCGGCATCATGATTGCGTCCGTCAATAGTGACGGTGCCGATGGTCCGGACAAAACCGCATGCCGTAACAGCTCCCCGTACCCCTGTTATCGTAAAATCAAATTCCGGAGAGATCGATGCAATCACATCTATAGATCTGGTTTTGCCGTCATTAACCGCAACAGAACGAATCCACACCGAATCCATGGCCGTGTTTGCACTGCAACTTACAGTATAGTTTCCCTGTCCGTTTTGTTGATTTTCCGCAGCAATGAGCCGAGTATTTGCCTGGGGCATAAAGTTTTTAGTGCGGAGATTCGCCAGCAAATGCTCTTTGCTGGCTTCGGCAACATTCAAAAGCGAAACATTCACCCTTTTGTTTTTTGATGTTTCAATAATACGATTGGTTATCCTCAGCGTTACTAGTGCGGCTATTACACCGATAACAGCAACGATTATCACGGTTATTAAAACCGAACCCTCGGTAGTCTCTATGCGTCTCATTCCTGTTCTCCTTGAAAATTAGTGATAGTTGCGAGGGTTCGCTTCAATTGTGGTTTCAACCGTTTCAGAGGTTGTGGAGCCCGAAGGCACCCCTCCCACTCGAAAAAATAACGAGCGGGCATTTTCAAAATTTGCCGTTATTTCATTTCCTTCACTGTTTTTAATGGCTATTTCGAGTATACTAATCGATGGAATCTCTATCTCTTTTCCATTCTGGTTTCTTATTAAACTGTTTACTCCACCATCGGTACCGATTGAATACTGTATACCGGTTACCAGGAGAACTTTATCGCCTATAGCGAAGCCATGGCCCGCAGGCAACGGTTCGGTGACAGGAATGTTGCACGATGTTAAAGAGAGCGCGATGTCGGCTACCTGTCGATAGAGTGTATCGGCACCCATAAGACAAAGCCACTGATCAGATGTTATCGATGCGGGATCTTCAACGTGAATGCACGTCCCCCCTGATGCAGGGGCTGAAGCGAGAGCTGTTTCGCCTTTACTATCATCTCTGAAGATGAGTATCTCATCATCTGGATCACCAAGCGTAGGCCTGATACCCGTACCGGCAAGACCGTACCCAGCCATTCTGATATCCCGTTCAATTAATTCCGATACGCGGGTAAGTTGACTGCGCACTTCAGCAATCCTTCGCTGCTGTTTGTTCTGTTCTGCAAAACCACGATACAAGTTTGTCAATGCAAGGCCGACAATTGTTGCAATGACAATTGTTACCATTAACTCAATGAGCGTAAAGCCTTTATCCGAGTATCTCATAAATTCCTAAGGTTCTGCTATGATTGTTGACAGAGTAATCTGATGACTTCCGGTCTCCTGAGGCCAGGCAACAATAAGGTTAATCGTTTTTTTATCATTATCCGTATAGACTTCCCATACCCGGTAATATTTATTATTGATAATATCACTATTGCTTTCGAGTGCATCATAGCTTGTTGTTCGAAGGCTTTCGAGTTTGGAATTTCCAAGCGATGTTGCTTCTGCAATATCTTTTGAATTTTTATTTGTTGAGATAAATGAAAACAGATATCCATGAAGAGCAAAGGCAACAAGAGTCATTATAAACATTGCAATGATTATCTCGACCAGTGTAAATCCACTCTGATCATTGCGTTTCATATAATCATGCCTTTCAATTTCAGTTTTTACCGGAAAACGGACCATTATCATGCATCTCTAATTATAGATCTGCACTTCTGAGAAAAACGGAAGCTGTTTTTCCGATTTCCCGTAATATATAGAATAATACAACTATAAAAAGAACCCGCCAGGGATTATCTCTCTATAGATGCATTAGATTCATTTTCTGGAGGCGTTTCTACAGCGTTTTTCGCTGTGTCCTCAATTGAGAACTTCGGTAATTCTTTTAAAATTTCTCTTCTGGTATCGGTATACAACATAGGCCATAATATGCGTATTTTTTGATATATTTCATCCCTGGTGAACCGCGGCACACCCTGCTTATACTTCTCCGGCACCCTGTCGGCATGAACAAGCATGTAGTATAAATATCGTGCATACTGATCGGGGCCGATTTTATCAGATTCAAATTCGGCATGCATGGTTTTAACCGGTTCCACAAATTTGTTCACCTTCTTTCGAGCTGTTTCCCGGCTTTCAAAATGAAGATATCGGGCTGTCAAAAAACCGATTGTCAAAAAGAGCGTGTAAAAGGTAACATAGACGATGATTGCCGATGTTTTTCGGGCCTTAACCTCTTTTTGAAACGATTTGACAACATCTTTGCCCGATGCCAGTTTTTTATTCATACCGGCAACAACATCTTCTTTTTTCTTGAATTGATTTTTTGTCGAACCGATAGATCTGTTTTTAGCCATAAAAATCTAGATAAAGAGTAAGCGTAGATATAAAGGCACAAGGCGCACGAAGCGTATATATTCGTGCTCAATTATTGTATCACTTCAGAGCATATATTGTCAATGAAAGACGACGTGTGTAATATTTTAAAGGGGAAAAGAGAAAATAATAATATTAGTTATGCCGTAAGCAGGCATAAAGACCCCGAAGCATGCTTAAAAGCACTGGATTGGAAGAAGCTATTTTCTAATGCTGCCGGCGGGAAGCTGAATGATACTGTTTATTTAAACAAACATGGCTTCCCGATACATGCGTTTGGCGTTTTTGGGTTTTCTGCCGTTTGATGATGCATTGATTTCTTTTGCTGCCGAGCGAAGAAAACACCGGGCAACCCAGTATACAAAACCGGCAAACAGCAATGCTGCCAGGGCACGCATGTACCATGAGCGTTTTTTATTTTTATTGAACATGTAATAAAAATGGGTTAAAGTGAGAATAATACTGCGGTAGCGTTATCGTAATATACATTACCCTTATTATATCATAACAGGCCAAAGGATGTAAATATGAAATATTGTTCAGGGAAAACAGGACGGATATTTGTTGCGCGGCTTGAGGATGGTGATGACATTTATGCCTGCATAGAGCGTATCGCCTCCAGGGAAAAAATACCGGGGGCGGTAGTATGGATAATCGGTGGTATGAAAAACGGCGGAGTTGTTACCGGTCCGAAAACACCGATTGTTATGCCTCCCGAGGTAATGATCGAACGTTTCGAGGAGCCCCGGGAAGTTCTGGCGGTAGGAACGATTTTCCCTGGTGATGACGGTACGCCCTCACTCCATCTCCATGCAGGCGCAGGACGGGGCGATAAACCGCTTATCGGCTGTCCCCGGATCGCGGCGGAATGCTGGCTTATCGACGAAGTCGTTATTCTGGAAATAACAAAAATGAATGTTGCCCGTAAAAAAGATCCTTCCAGCGGCCTCGAACTCCTTGACATTGGAGATTAACGTGACCCCCGGCAGCAAACGCATTTCATCATTCCAAAAGACAATTCACCGGTATTACGAAATTCACGGAAGATCGTTGCCCTGGCGCTCCACCGGCGACCCTTACCATATCGTGGTGTCGGAAATAATGCTCCAGCAAACACAAGTCGACAGAGTAGTACCGAAATATCTTGAGTTTATCCACCGGTTTCCTGATTTCCATTCCCTTGCCCGGGCTTCGCTCGATCAGGTACTTGCCCTCTGGCACGGCCTCGGGTACAATCGACGGGCACTTTCACTTAAGAAACTTGCTGAAAAGGTAATTGACACATTCGACAGCCGATTGCCCGAATCAATCGATGAACTCATTACTCTGCCCGGCATTGGCAAAGCAACTGCATCATCTATAGCAGCCTTCGCCTTTAACAAACCGGTCGTTTTCATCGAAACGAATATCCGCACGGTGTTTATCCATTTCTTTTTTCCGGAACAAGAAAAGGTTACCGACACAGAGATTACCGAAATGGTTGAATGTACGCTCGACAGAAAAAACCCGCGCAAATGGTATAATGCACTCATGGATTACGGTGTCATGCTCAAACAGAATCATCCAAACCCGGGCCGGAAAAGCGCGCATTATAAAAAACAAACTCCTTTCGAAGGATCGCACCGACAAATCAGAGGAATGGTTCTGAAAGCATTGTTGAATGCAAAAGTCCTGACCCGGAAACAACTTCTGGACAAAATTGACAGGGAAGAGCACCGGGTGGACACCGCCCTTGATCATCTGATTGCCGAAAGCATTGTTATAAAAAAGAGAGGGAAATTCAGTATTGCATAATCGTTACAACGCCGGTAGAGATGTTCAATTGCAGGAGCGTTCAATTGTCCGTAACGTAGGGGCGTTCAATTGAACGCCCCTACGCCAGGCCGCACATCACAAAAACGCATCGTAAAGAAAGGAATAATCATGAATATCAACAACAATTTCGGCTTCTACGCTGTTCTTACCGATCCACTTCATGGCTACGAACGGTTGACCGAACTACTGGTTGAGCACCGGGTTCCCTATGTTCAGCTCAGAATAAAAGAGAGTGCCGAAGAACTCGTAAAAAGAACAGCCCGGGCCATGAAGAAAATCACGGCTAACTCATCAACCCGGTTAATAATCAATGATTATCCTCATATCGCCGCTGAAATCGGCGCAGATGGTGTTCATATCGGCCAAAATGATCTTCCCTACGAAAAAACCAGAGAAATCGTTGGCCCTGATGCAATAATCGGCATATCGACCCATTCACCGGAACAGACAAAAAATGCCTGCGCCCTCAATCCCGACTATATCGGTGTCGGGCCGGTGTTTGCTACGCCAACCAAAAAAAACCCCGATCCGGTGATCGGAATCCAGGGCATGAAAACTATGCTCGATATTGCAACAGTTCCCGCAGTGGCTATCGGGGGAATCAATCTTGCTAACCTCTCCGAAATCCTGAACGCGGGTGCACGGAATTTCTGCATGGTTCGGCAACTCACCCAGGCAAAGAATCCAACGGATATTCTTCTTAAAATGAATGAGATAAGCTCCAGAGAAAAATAGGGAGAGTTGTTGCGGCAGGAATGATCGTTACCAACTTTGCACCTGAATCGTTTGGATATCCCATGTCCCCACATCAGGTAATCACCCTTAGGGTTGCGTGAGCAGATGTGAGTGAAGCCGAGAAAGTCAAACCTTTCCGGCTTCTCCTCGCCGCGCCTCTGCCGGTTTGAAGCGACATTTTCAGTCCGTCTTCGATATCCTCTTGCCATCCGTTCACAAAAAATGTACCATTATCTATACTGTTTCTAATACCAATCACGTTTCGGAACATCTATGCTCTTCAGAAAAAACCGCCATTCACTAAAGCATCTGGAACCGGCAATTCTATTTGGTCTGGTACTACTCCTCTTTTTCACCATTGTAAGGGCTGCGCAGATCGCCACTACCGAAGAAGGAAAAAGTGTACTTCTCAAAGATGACGGCACCTGGAAATATGCCACTCAGAGCGATGTCATGGCGGTGAAAATGCTGCAAAATAAAAATAAACGGACATCATCGAACAAAGACCCATTTGGATTCTCTGCAAAGAATATCGACGCTCCCTCTCAGCAAAACAGCAAACAAAGGGCAACAACACAGCAGGCCCCCCGTAAAAACAGCAGCAGCGGAACACCGGTCAGTCTGACCCGGGTCATCCATCCAGGAGCGGGTTTTGATTTCCGTAAAGCTCGATGGGGAATGACAAAATCACAGGTTAAAAATTCCGAAACCGCCAAACTGATCAATGAAACCGCTACAAGCCTCCAGTATTCAAGCAAAATCGCGGGTATGACCTCGAAAATGACCTATATCTTTAAAGGCGGGAAACTTGCCGGGGCCTCATACGATATCAACCAGGGCCATGTAAACCCCTCACTGTTTTATGAAGATTTCGAGAAGCTGCTCGATCATATGAATAAAGCCTACAGCGCCCCCTCAACCAGGGATTATCAATGGAAAAATACCATGTATAAAAAGGACAAAAGCAAATGGGGCTTTGCGATCAGTATCGGATTTCTCACCTGTAATGTAATCTGGAAAACCACCCGCACCAAAATCAACTGCCATATCAGCGGCGGGAAACATACATTTATCACCAAGATCGATTATGAACAGATTTGAAGATATTCCACCGAAACCCGCTTTGGAGGAAACTACTTTTTCTTGTTTCTGATTTCGCTATTCGGATTTCGAATGTATTACTCCGGCTCCATCGGTAACAGCGGCAAAATGCACCGATGCCTCTCTTCCGGTTTTTTCTTTATACCCGGCTCTGATTTTTTTCCTGAATTCGTCAACAGCATCACGATGTATGAGTGTCAGGGTCGCGCCGCCCCAGCCGCCACCGGTAAGCCGGGAACCATAAACCCCCTCGAGGGAAGCTGCATAATCGACAAGGGTATCGAGTTCGGGACAGGAATTCTCAAAATTTACTCTTGAACTCTCGTGAGATTGATACAACAGGGTACCGAATTCGGTAAGTTTCCCCTCCTTTAAAAACTCCACGCCTCTGCGAACCCGTTCGTTTTCTCCAATCACATGAGCGGCTCTTTTGTAAACAACATCATCGAGTTCCCCTTTTGCAGACTCGAGCATTGTGGAAGAAACATCCCTGAGCGACACGACTGAAGAATCCCTTTTTGAAAAGAACTTCGCAGCTTCGGCGCATTCTTTGCGCCGGCCGTTATACGCTGAATCCGACAGTGAATGAGTAACTCCCGAGGTGGTGATTGCAAGAAGCATGTCCTGGTATTGAATGGGAACGGTCTGATGTTCCAGAGAGCGAAAATCGATAAACAGGGCGTGTTCTTTTTTCCCGAAAAGCACTGAAAACTGATCGAGAAGTCCGCAATTTGTCCCACAGAAAGTACTTTCGGCATCCCGGCAGATATGTGCCATTTCGACCGGGTCGACCGAAAATCCGTATACGGTGCTTAATGCAAGTCCGGAAGCTATTTCAAGAGCAGCCGATGATGACAGTCCGGCTCCCATGGGAATCGTGCCGGTTATTGCCAGTGCAAAAGGCGCTGCCGGAAATCCTTTCTCCCGCAAGATAGTATACACTCCCAGAGGATAATTCACCCACGCACTTCCCTGCTGACGGACAGCATCGGCCACTACCACCAGCGAGGAATTGAACGTAGAGAAAAATTCGAATGTGTTATTCTTTCCGGTTGGTCCTGCCGCTGCATAGATATACCGGTCGAGAGCACACGACAGCACAAGCC encodes:
- a CDS encoding prepilin-type N-terminal cleavage/methylation domain-containing protein; translation: MRYSDKGFTLIELMVTIVIATIVGLALTNLYRGFAEQNKQQRRIAEVRSQLTRVSELIERDIRMAGYGLAGTGIRPTLGDPDDEILIFRDDSKGETALASAPASGGTCIHVEDPASITSDQWLCLMGADTLYRQVADIALSLTSCNIPVTEPLPAGHGFAIGDKVLLVTGIQYSIGTDGGVNSLIRNQNGKEIEIPSISILEIAIKNSEGNEITANFENARSLFFRVGGVPSGSTTSETVETTIEANPRNYH
- a CDS encoding prepilin-type N-terminal cleavage/methylation domain-containing protein encodes the protein MIMVRFPVKTEIERHDYMKRNDQSGFTLVEIIIAMFIMTLVAFALHGYLFSFISTNKNSKDIAEATSLGNSKLESLRTTSYDALESNSDIINNKYYRVWEVYTDNDKKTINLIVAWPQETGSHQITLSTIIAEP
- a CDS encoding DUF296 domain-containing protein, whose product is MKYCSGKTGRIFVARLEDGDDIYACIERIASREKIPGAVVWIIGGMKNGGVVTGPKTPIVMPPEVMIERFEEPREVLAVGTIFPGDDGTPSLHLHAGAGRGDKPLIGCPRIAAECWLIDEVVILEITKMNVARKKDPSSGLELLDIGD
- a CDS encoding A/G-specific adenine glycosylase, translating into MLPVKKILPAASNSLTLEINVTPGSKRISSFQKTIHRYYEIHGRSLPWRSTGDPYHIVVSEIMLQQTQVDRVVPKYLEFIHRFPDFHSLARASLDQVLALWHGLGYNRRALSLKKLAEKVIDTFDSRLPESIDELITLPGIGKATASSIAAFAFNKPVVFIETNIRTVFIHFFFPEQEKVTDTEITEMVECTLDRKNPRKWYNALMDYGVMLKQNHPNPGRKSAHYKKQTPFEGSHRQIRGMVLKALLNAKVLTRKQLLDKIDREEHRVDTALDHLIAESIVIKKRGKFSIA
- the thiE gene encoding thiamine phosphate synthase, with the translated sequence MNINNNFGFYAVLTDPLHGYERLTELLVEHRVPYVQLRIKESAEELVKRTARAMKKITANSSTRLIINDYPHIAAEIGADGVHIGQNDLPYEKTREIVGPDAIIGISTHSPEQTKNACALNPDYIGVGPVFATPTKKNPDPVIGIQGMKTMLDIATVPAVAIGGINLANLSEILNAGARNFCMVRQLTQAKNPTDILLKMNEISSREK
- a CDS encoding DUF3157 family protein translates to MLFRKNRHSLKHLEPAILFGLVLLLFFTIVRAAQIATTEEGKSVLLKDDGTWKYATQSDVMAVKMLQNKNKRTSSNKDPFGFSAKNIDAPSQQNSKQRATTQQAPRKNSSSGTPVSLTRVIHPGAGFDFRKARWGMTKSQVKNSETAKLINETATSLQYSSKIAGMTSKMTYIFKGGKLAGASYDINQGHVNPSLFYEDFEKLLDHMNKAYSAPSTRDYQWKNTMYKKDKSKWGFAISIGFLTCNVIWKTTRTKINCHISGGKHTFITKIDYEQI
- the galK gene encoding galactokinase → MRVVLFHREESCMSGERHNPFMNLPANEIRKVFANQFNTLPLAVTRAPGRVELLGNHTDYNEGLVLSCALDRYIYAAAGPTGKNNTFEFFSTFNSSLVVVADAVRQQGSAWVNYPLGVYTILREKGFPAAPFALAITGTIPMGAGLSSSAALEIASGLALSTVYGFSVDPVEMAHICRDAESTFCGTNCGLLDQFSVLFGKKEHALFIDFRSLEHQTVPIQYQDMLLAITTSGVTHSLSDSAYNGRRKECAEAAKFFSKRDSSVVSLRDVSSTMLESAKGELDDVVYKRAAHVIGENERVRRGVEFLKEGKLTEFGTLLYQSHESSRVNFENSCPELDTLVDYAASLEGVYGSRLTGGGWGGATLTLIHRDAVDEFRKKIRAGYKEKTGREASVHFAAVTDGAGVIHSKSE